One window of Pelmatolapia mariae isolate MD_Pm_ZW linkage group LG18, Pm_UMD_F_2, whole genome shotgun sequence genomic DNA carries:
- the LOC134616366 gene encoding zinc finger protein 260-like, translating to MSSVQLPAEFVTEAVTADGGGGEAGGGREFEQHTEEELDRERRRRLLDITWKLDRQPHRTDIRQEEDELCSQERSCSLDQEARELPQIKEEDEELCTNQEEAETEQMKEEEEELSINREEEQLILESHRNADSSSKSAQRSIYAKVFKTVSQTKDEHTNKKPHTCETCGKTFSSNFHLVTHIRTHTGEKPFACKTCGKRFSRKFDVKAHARTHTGEKPYTCELCGQSFRRNYRLTVHMRSHTGEKPFACEFCRKSFSCNSNLKIHLRIHTGEKPHVCETCGKSFNRSGQLKIHLRNHTGEKPYSCKLCGKCFSSSSSLIGHMRTHTGEKPHCCNTCGKRFWQAVSLKIHTRSHTGEKPYSCQTCGKGFSSCDSLTVHTRTHTGEKPYSCNTCGKRFRQSSGLKSHMRTHKGERLYSCETCGKSFTKNVSLLLHRRTHRDKKSYTCSTCEERFICPLELDNHMRTHTGKKLYFCETCGKCFTHSSTLADHIRTHTGEKPYACETCTRRFSSRAYLKVHMRTHTGEKPFSCKTCGKGFRSCTHLIAHVRIHTGEKPYTCKVCGKRFSRSSGLKNHMMTHTGESAFSCERCGKNFSSCPPLIVHMRTHTGEKPYSCDTCGKEFSSTSHLKKHMIVHTGEKPYACELCGKSFTSSSYLKVHTRSHTGEKPYSCKTCGKGFSSKPPLIVHMRTHTGEKPYTCSSCGERFTYATVWKNHMRAHDSHTASS from the exons ATGTCTTCCGTTCAACTACCGGCTGAGTTTGTCACCGAGGCCGTGACTGCTGACggtggaggaggagaagcaGGAGGTGGCAGAGAGTTTGAACAACACACCGAGGAGGAGCTGGACCGCGAGCGCAGGCGCAGACTGCTGGACATCACCTGGAAACTTGACAGGCAGCCGCACCGGACAG ACATTCGACAGGAGGAGGACGAGCTCTGCAGCCAGGAGAGGAGCTGCAGTCTGGATCAGGAAGCGCGAGAGCTGCCGCAGATCAAAGAGGAAGACGAGGAACTCTGCACCAatcaggaggaagcagagaccgaacagatgaaagaggaagaggaggagcttTCCATCAATCGGGAGGAAGAGCAGCTCATACTGGAGTCTCACCGTAACGCTGACAGCAGCTCGAAGTCCGCGCAGCGCAGCATTTATGCAAAAGTGTTTAAGACAGTGTCGCAGACGAAGGACGAGCACACGAATAAAAAACCTCACACCTGCGAAACGTGCGGAAAGACTTTTAGCAGTAACTTCCACCTGGTGActcacatacgcacacacacaggtgagaagccctTTGCTTGTAAGACCTGCGGAAAACGTTTCAGCCGCAAGTTTGACGTGAAAGCTCACGCAAGAACCCACACGGGCGAAAAGCCGTACACGTGTGAGCTGTGCGGTCAGAGTTTTAGAAGAAACTATCGGCTGACAGTCCACATGAGAAGTCACACGGGCGAGAAGCCTTTTGCATGCGAATTTTGCCGCAAAAGTTTCAGCTGTAATTCTAATCTGAAAATCCACCTGAGAatccacacaggtgagaagcctcACGTTTGTGAAACCTGCGGGAAAAGCTTCAATCGCAGCGGTCAGCTGAAGATCCATCTGAGAAACCACACAGGGGAGAAACCGTACTCCTGCAAGCTGTGTGGAAAATGTTTCAGCAGCAGCTCGTCACTGATAGGCCACATGAGAacccacacaggtgagaagcctcACTGCTGCAACACCTGCGGGAAACGTTTCTGGCAAGCAGTGTCTCTGAAAATCCACACAAGGAGCCACACGGGCGAGAAACCGTATTCCTGCCAAACGTGTGGTAAAGGGTTCAGCAGCTGTGACTCGCTGACCGTCCACACCAGAACCCACACAGGTGAAAAACCTTACTCCTGCAACACCTGTGGAAAGAGATTTAGGCAGTCTTCGGGACTGAAGAGTCACATGAGAACTCACAAAGGTGAAAGGTTGTACTCGTGTGAGACGTGCGGGAAAAGCTTCACTAAGAACGTCAGCTTGCTCCTGCACAGGCGGACCCACAGAGACAAGAAGTCTTACACCTGCAGCACCTGTGAGGAAAGGTTCATCTGCCCTTTAGAGCTGGACAATCACATGAGAACTCACACAGGTAAAAAGCTTTATTTCTGCGAGACGTGCGGGAAATGTTTCACTCACAGCTCCACTTTGGCCGACCACATCAGAacgcacacaggtgagaagccgtaCGCCTGTGAAACCTGCACCAGGCGCTTCAGTAGTCGCGCTTACCTGAAAGTCCACATGAGAACGCACACAGGCGAGAAACCGTTTTCCTGCAAAACGTGCGGAAAAGGTTTCAGAAGCTGTACTCACCTGATAGCCCATGTGAGgatccacacaggtgagaaacctTACACCTGTAAAGTGTGTGGTAAACGATTTAGCCGCTCGTCGGGACTGAAGAACCACATGATGACTCACACAGGTGAAAGCGCCTTTTCTTGTGAAAGGTGTGGAAAAAATTTCTCTAGCTGTCCTCCTCTGATAGTCCACATGAGAacccacacaggtgagaagccttACTCCTGCGACACCTGTGGAAAAGAGTTCAGTAGCACCTCTCATCTGAAAAAACATATGATtgtgcacacaggtgagaagccgtaCGCCTGTGAACTCTGCGGTAAAAGCTTCACTAGCAGTTCCTACCTGAAAGTCCACACGCGGAgccacacaggtgagaaaccgTATTCCTGCAAAACGTGTGGGAAAGGTTTCAGCAGTAAGCCGCCGCTAATAGTCCACATGAGAAcccacacaggtgagaaacctTACACCTGCAGTAGCTGCGGGGAAAGATTTACGTATGCGACGGTGTGGAAAAATCACATGAGAGCTCACGACTCTCACACAGCATCCTCTTAG